The Guyparkeria halophila DNA window CTCGCCGCGTTGGTATGTCGATGCCCGCGAGACCAGTGTGCCCACCTGGAACTACCAATCCGTGCACGTGCGCGGTCGGGTGCGCCTGGCCGGCGAAGGCGTGCCCGGTTGGCTCGACCGGCATCTGCACGACCTGATCGACACCCATCAGGCACGTATCGGTGGGGACCCGTTCGACTGGGATCACCTGCCGGAAAAGCAGATTGCCGGCATGAAGGCGGCGATCGTGGGGATCGAGTTGCTGCCCGACCGGATCGAGGGCATCGAGAAACTGGCGCAGAACAAGACGGCGACCGACCGTGATGGCGTGATCGACGGGCTACACCGTCGCAATGATGCCGAATGCGAGGCCATGGCCGACCTGATGCGCTCGCGGGAGCCGTGAGCCCCGGTTGGGTGTTCCGACGGTGAGCTACGACGCAGGGCCCAGCGACGCGATTCCCTGCGACGCGATTCTCGGCGCGACTGGTCTATAACCTCCTGATGGTCATGCCGTTCCTTCCTGGTTATGGGGAGGGCCTGAGGCCCCTTGTCACGATGCCTTTCCAAGGGAAAGCGGGGAGTTACCGATGAAACGACGTCAAGCGATCGGCCTGATCCTGGTGGGCGGCCTGTTCGCCAGCCGGTCGGCCCACGCCGATTTTGCGAGTGACCTGCTCAAGCGACTGCAAGGCGGCTCGGAGGGCGCGAGTGGCGACAACCCCTCTGGGTCGAGTTCGGCCGTGGCGGATCTGAGTCAGGGAGAAATGGACCAGGGCATTCGGCAGGCACTCGACAAGGGTGTCGACGTCGCCGTCAGCCAACTGGGCCAGCACGGCGGGTTCCTGAACGATCCCGCGGTGCGTATTCCCTTGCCCGGCCCCTTGCAGCAGGTCGAGGGCGCGTTGCGTACCCTGGGGCAGGGCGGACTGGCCGACGAGTTCGTCCAGACCATGAACCACGCCGCGGAACAGGCGGTGCCGGAGGCGACCGAGGTATTCCACGGTGCGATCAAGCGCATGAGCCTTGCCGACGTGCGGGGCATCCTGGAAGGGCCGAACGATGCGGCGACCGAGTACCTGCGCCGCAGCAGCTCGGAGGAACTGACCACGCGCTTTCGCCCGATCGTCGCGTCGGCGACCAACCAGGCCGGTGTGACCGGGGCCTACAAGAAGATGATCGACAGCGCCGGTCCGATGGCCCGGATGGCCGTGGGGGACACGGACCTCGACGGCTACATCACGGACAAGGCGCTCGACGGCCTGTTCCTCAAGATCGCAGAACAGGAGAAGCTGATCCGCACCGATCCCGCGGCCCGCACGACCGACTTGCTCAAGCAGGTGTTCGGCAAACGCTGAGGGGTTGGCCCGGCCGGGCGGGCTCGCCCATCGAGGCCCTTCCGAAATTTATGTCAGCGGCGGGCTTGCCCGTTATGCCGACGCCGCATGAGCAACCGGGGCAGCCGGCGCAGGAAGCCGGCGAGCAATCGCAGGTGCATCCAGATCAGCAGGCGGTTGTCCCGCCCGTAGCGAAAGTGCGAGACCCCGTCCTCCTCGGCATCGAAGTAGCGCACCGGGGCATCGACGTTCACCAGCGGCAAACCTCGCCAGGCCAGGCGCACGGCGGCCTCGGGGTCGAAGTCGAAGCGCCGCATCCAACGCGCGTCCTCCATCACCGCGACGAGATCGTCGATCGGATAGATCCGCATGCCGAACAGCGAATCGCCGATTCCCGCCCAGAGCGTTTCGAGATTCGCCCAGAAATTCGAGATCTTGCGTCCCTGAACGCGCAATGCCGGGGCATCGGCGGAGAACACGGGGCGGCCGAGGACCAGTGCCTCGGGGTGCTCGCGCGCCGCCTCGACGAAGGCGCCGATGCACGCCGCGGGATGCTGTCCATCGGCATCCAGGGTCAGGGCATGGGTAAAGCCCGCCTGTCGTGCCGCCCGCACTCCCGTCAGCACGGCGGCACCCTTGCCATGGTTCGTCTCGTGACGTAGCAGCGTCACCGACTCGTGCTCGGCCACCAGATGGGCTAAGCGTTCGACGGTCGCCGGGTCGCTGCCGTCGTCGACCACCCAGACGGGCAGTCCACCGCCTGCCGTCAAGGCAGAGCGCACCGTTTCGTCGATACGTGGCCCCGGGTCGAAGCAGGGGATCAGGATCAGGGGGTGAATTGGTGTCGGGGCGTTCATCGCGCGTCGAGCTCGGTGGCAAAGCGATTGCGCCAGGCGGTGGCGGCCCGGTGTGGGTTCGACTCGAGGAGGTCCGGATGCACCGCTAGGCGCTCGACCCGCAGTCGAACCGGTAGCTTGGGTAGCTGCCAGGCGGGCGTCTGCTTGGTCAGCAGGGGACGGTCGTAGCGAAAGACGAAGGCATGCAGGGGCGCGCCTGCCTGGCGGGCAAGCATGAACGGTGCCGGCTGGAAGGGACCGAGTCCGGCCGCATCATCGCCCGGGCTGCGCGACCCCTCCGGGAACATCAGGACGTGGCAGCCGCTGCGGATGGCGGCACGTGCGCCGAGCATCATGTCGAGTGCGTGATCATTGGGCAGGTAACCCGCCAGCCGGGCGGGCAGGGCAAACAATGGGTTGCGCAGAAGCCCGGCGCGCATGACGCAGATGATGTTCGGGGCGTGTGCCAGCACGATCAGGGCGTCGAGCAGCGAGGGGTGGTTGGCCACGATTACGCCGGCCGGGGCACGCTTGAGGGTATCGAGTGGTCGGCTATCGACCCGCAACGCCCCGATGGTGACCAGCCAGAGCCGGTAGGCGCGCATCGCGTGATGAATGATGCGACGCGCGGCGAGCCGGCGGGTGGGGCCGGGTAGCAATGCCACCATCAGGGCCAGTGGCAGCCAGCCGATCAACAGCACGGCAAGACCGCCGTGGCCCAGTGGCACGGCGATCACCCGGTGCAGGGCGCGGGCCAGCGAACCGAGCCCGGTGCTCACAGCGCCGGCCACACGGTGTCGATCGCCGCCGTCCCGTCCCGGGGAAGGCGCAAGGTGGCCTCGATCTCGACCAGCAGGTCCTCACGACAGATGTCGGCCTGCAGGTAGACCTGTTCGACCCGGTCATCCAGCCAGCGGTCGATGCACTCGCGCACCGGTACCAGGTGGGCCGGATGACGCAGGTAGATCCGCAGGAGGCCGGTCTCGTCCCAGGCGAACCGGCGTGCCGGCGCGTCCCTTCGGGCGTTTGCCTGCTCGAGGACCGTCTCCAGGTTGGCGATCGTCTCCTCGGTCTGCTTGACCACGTCGTCGTGGTGTCGGGTCTCGTGGCCAACGATCGAGGCGGTGCCCGAGACGAACAGCCAGTCGTGCCGCGCCCCGCTCGCCAGCGCCGCCCGCGCGAACAGGGGGCTTTTCGGACCGTAGCGCACAGGGTAGTTCCAGGCGCTGACCTGGCGGGGATTTTCGATCCGTTGGGTGGGCGTGGCCGCGGCCAGATAGAACAGACGCCCCTTGGTGCCGTCGGGGCTCCCCAGGGCACAGGCGGCCGGGGCCGAGGCCGACGGGGCCTGCCCGGCGTGATCGAAGGCCGCCGCGCGCCCCTGGTTGAACAGCCGATAGCGTTCCAGCCCGCTGCCGGCGTCGATGGCATTGATCTCGGGGAGGTAGTGCCAGACCCGCCAGAGGTGCGGAGTGCGCGCTCGGTCCAGCCGCTCGAAAAGCCGCCCGTAGGCGCTCTCCGCGCCGAGGGCCAGTCCCTCGGATTCGTCGATCGGTAGGTTGCCGAAGACCCAGCCATCCGCGTGGGCAAAGCATTCGCCCCCTTGCTGCTGAAGCGTGACCTCGCTCGGGGCGAGAAACACTTCCACCGGGTCGCTGTCGGCGTCGTCGAGCCGGGTGAGCGGCAGGGTGCCGATGCAACCGTTGCCTTCGCCGTGGTTGCTGTCGGGCAGGCAAAGCGCGGCCAGCAGCCGGTCGCGCGCCTCGTCGGGCAACCGAGATGGACGTGCCCGTGCCGTCATCCGCGTGTGTCGGTTTCGCCGGACAGGGGTTGGACCTTGCGACGGTGGGCGCGCCAGTCGGCGAGTGACCGGCGCAACCGCGCGATCGAGGTGACGTAGTAGATCGCCTTGAGGATCCGGATCGAACGCCAGATCGGCGTGCCGCGATGGATGTCGGCGGCCAGCAGCGAGATCAGGGCCTCCTTGACGCGGAAGAAGTTGCGCGGGGCCATGAACAGGTCGCGCATCACCGGCTTGGTGATCCGGTAGATGAACCAGGAGAACTCCTTGGGGCCGCGACGCACCTGGCGGTCGTAGGCCTTCAGGGCCTGTTTCGCCCGGGCCGGCTCGCGCAGCACGGTGTCGATTGCATCGGCGCCGAACACGCCGCTCTGCATGGCGAGCATCACGCCGCTGGAGAATACCGGGTCGATGAACATGAAGGCATCGCCCACCAGGATGAAACGATCCCCGTGCGTGCGGTCGGCCGAGTAGGAGAAGTTGCCCGTGGCCTGCACGTCGCGCACCAACGAGGCATCGGCCAGGCGGCGCTTGAGTTCCGGGACGGTGTCGATGTTGTCGAACAGGAACTGCTCCAGGGAACGGCCCGCGCGGGTTTTCATGTGATACGGCCAGGTCACCATGCCCACGCTGGTTACCCCGTTCTTCAACGGGATGAACCAGAACCAGCCGTGGTCGAACCAGAACAGGGTGATGTTGCCCTCGGTCTTGCCCGGGTTGCGCTCGGCGTCGCGGAAATGGCCGAAGACCGCCGCGCTGTTGTGCTTGCGGGAGCGACGCTTCCAGCCGTGACAGTTGGCGAGGAAGGTGTCGCGGCCGGTGGCATCGGCGACGAAGGCCGTTTGCCAGATGCGCTGATCCCCGTGCTCGTCGCGGGTGGTGACCGTGGCGTGGTACTCGCGCCCCCGCTCGTCGGTTCGGGGGGCATCATGAAAATCGATGTCGACGACCTTGGTGCCCTCGGAGGTGCGCGCGCCGTGGCGCTCGGCGTTGCGGAACAGGATGCGATCGAATTCCGCGCGCTCGACCTCGTAGGCCTTGGGCATCGACTTGTCCCAGGCATCGCCGAAGTTGTAGGGCTGGACGTGGTCGTGGGCCGGCGAGACGAACTCGGCCCCCCACTTGTCGATCCCGATCTGGGCGATCTCGTCGGCCACGCCCAGGGTCTCGAACAGCTCGAGGTTGGCCGGCAGCAGTGACTCGCCGATGTGAAACCGCGGATGGTGTTCCTTTTCGACCATCACCACGTCGTGTCCCTTGCGCGCCAGCAGCGTCGACAGGGTCGAGCCGCCGGGCCCGCCCCCGACGACGAACACGTCGCAATAGCCGCCCTCTGCGACAGGCGGGGCGTGTTCGGTGCCCCTAAGGGGAAGATCGGGGGAGGCGGTAGCGTCCTGGGCGTGCATGCGGTCGGCCTTCGTGGCGATGGTCGGTGATTCGGGGGCATGCCGGCCGGTCAACTCCTGACGGCCCTGGCAGCGGGTCGACATGATCGGAGTCCGGGCAGTTCGCGTCAACTTTGTTGGTGTGGCGAACCATTCGCGTGCGGGGGATGATGTCCACTGATCGGCGCGGCGGTTGGTGTCGCTTGAACGCCGAGGTCTGGCCGTGCGATAGTCGCGCGCTTCGAGGAAACTCGGCACGAACCGGTAGTGCCGCTGCGAAACCGCCCGAAAGGGGATCGCGGGTGCGAACAAAACCGCAAGCCAGAGGCGTTATCGAATGGTGGAGGGTTTCCTTTAGCAACGGTGGATCAACGGATCGCCGCAGAGACAAGGTGGAGTCAGGGTGGCATCGGACGACAGAGGAGGTGACCGCGCCGCGGTAAGCCGGGATGCATGGGGGCGGGAGCTGATCCGGCGGCTCACCTGCTGCTGGCTCCTGAAGGGGCTGGGAACCACCGTGTTGATGACCCTGTTCTTCATCGCCTATTTTCACCTGCTCAACTCGCCCATGGACGAGCCCGTGGTCATGCCCGAAACCTGGGTCGACCGTCGGGTGCTGTTCGAGCCGATGTTTTTCTATCTGTATGCCTCGCTGTGGCTGTACGTCTCGCTGGTCCCGGCCCTGATGCCGGATCGGGCGACATTGGTGCGTTACGGGGTGGCGATTACTGGATTGTGTCTGGCCGGCCTGGCGGTGTTTCTGGTCTTTCCCACCAGCATTGAGCGTGATCCGGGCCTGTGGGCGGGCGAGCCGGCCTTCGCCTGGTTGGCCGCCGTCGACAGCAGCGGCAACGCGTTTCCCTCCCTGCATGTCGCCAGTGCGCTGTTCAGCGCCTTCTGGATGGACCGTCTCATCCGGGCGATCGGCATGCCCGCCGTCTGGCGGGGGCTCTCGGCGCTCTGGGCGCTGGGTATCGCCTATTCCACCCTGGCCATCGGCCAGCATGTGTTCTGGGACGTGGTGGGCGGTGCGATCTTGGCCGCCGCCTTTGCCTGGCTCTCCGCGAACTGGTTGTCGGTACGACACCCGGCCGGGGTGCGAGCCACGCACGGCATGAGCCTCTCCCCCATTGACCGATCACCAGAGGTGGATCCATGAGCGCGCCGTCAGCCAGTCCGTCGTTGTCCCCGAGATTGCCCCGGCTCGGTATCACGGCCCTGACCGCCACCACGCCGGCCGGTCCGGGGCGGGGGGCCTTGCTGGCCGCGCTGCGTGACCGCCGCGGCGCGCTGGCGCCCTGCGACTTCCTCGACGTCGATCTGCCCACCTGGATCGGCCGCGTAACGGATCTCGAATCCGTCTCCCTCCCGGATGATCTTGCCGACTACGACTGCCGCAACAACCGGCTCGCCGAACTGGGTCTGCAGCAGGACGGTTTTGCCGAGGCGGTTGCGGCGGCGGTCCAGCGCCACGGCGCCGGGCGGATCGCCGTGGTCCTGGGCACCAGCACCTCGGGGATACTGCATACCGAATTGGCCTTCCGCGAACGCGACCCGGAAACCGGAGCGCTGCCCAGCCCTCTGCACTACGCGACCACGCACGAGTTGTCCTCCGCCCCCCGCTACGTGCGGCAACGCCTGGATCTCAAGGGGCCGGTCTATGCGGTGTCCACCGCCTGTTCGTCCAGCGGCAAGGTGTTTGCCAGTGCGCAACGCCTGATTGCCACCGGAATGTGCGATGCGGTCGTGGTCGGTGGCGTCGACAGTCTCTGTCTGACCACCTTGTACGGGTTTGCCTCGCTCGAGTTGACCTCAACCGGGCCCTGTCGGCCGGGCGATGCGGCCCGGAACGGCATCTCCATCGGTGAGGCGGCCGGATTCGCCCTGGTCGAGGCGGACCGCGGCGAGGCGCCTCTCTGCCTGTTTGGTGTGGGCGAGAGCGTCGATGCGCACCACATGTCCTCGCCGCATCCCGAGGGGCGGGGGGCGCAACTGGCGATGCGCCGGGCCCTGGATGCCGCCTCGCTTGCGCCGGCATCGGTGGATTACGTCAACCTGCATGGCACGGCCAGCCGGGTCAACGATGCCGCCGAGGACCGCGCACTGGAGGCCGTCTTCGGGCGGGGGCAGGTGTGCTCGTCGACCAAGGGATGGACGGGGCATACGCTGGGCGCGGCTGGTATCACGGGCCTGGTTACCGGGGCTCTCGCCATCGAACACGGTTTCCTGCCCGGTACGCTCAACACCGAGCAGGTCGACCCCGACTTCACGGCCGACTACCTGCTGGGCAATCGTGATCGGCGCCCGACCCGGGTGATGACCAACTCGTTCGGGTTCGGCGGGAACAATTGCAGCCTGTTGTTCGGTCGGCCGGAGGAAAACGCATGAAGCTATCGATCAGGGGGGTCGGTTTCGTCGGCGCCGCGCTGTCAGACTGGCGCGAGGCGGCGGATGCGTTGCGAACCGGGCGCGAGCCGGGTCACATGTCGGTCGCCGAACTGGGGCGGGCGCTCAAGGCCGATCGACTGCCGCGCACCGAGCGCCGCCGTGCCGGCAAGAGCACGCGACTGGCGATGACGGCCTGCTGGGAAGCGGTCGAGGCCGCCGGCCTCGATCCGGCCACCTTGCCGATGGTGTTTGCCTCGTCCACCGGCGATACCGAGGTGCTTACCCACAGTTGTGCCTCGCTCGCCGAGACGGACCGCATGATCTCGCCGATCCGCTTTCACAATAGCGTGCACAACGCGGCCTCGGGTTACTGGTCGATTTCGGTGGGGGCGCAGGAACCCGCCACCGCGATTGCCGCTCATCACGAGACCGCCGCGGCCGGACTGCTCGAGGCGGGGATGCAGGCCACCCTCGGGGATCGACCGGTGTTGCTGGTTGTCTATGACCTGCCGTTCCCCGAACCGATGCATCAGGCCGAACCAATTGCCGAGCCGCTCGCGATCGCCCTGGTGATCCAGTCGGCACAGGCAGGCGATACCGACCGACTGGCCATTACGCTTAGCGCCGAAACCGACCGTGGCGATGCCGGCATGGCCGGCCCGGCCTGGGAACGGCTGCGCCGGGAGGTGCCCGCCGGGCGGCTCCTGCCATTGCTGGAGGCCATGGTCCGGAGAGAGCCTGGTCGGTTCCCGCTTGCACTGGACGAGACCAGCTACCTTGACCTGAGCTATCAACCGAAGTGATGAATTCAAGTCCATGAATAACAAGGAAACGGTGCAAAGCAAACTGGCGCTGGTCACCGGGGCCAGCGGCGCGATCGGGGCAGCCATCGCTCGCCGACTGGCCGCCGATGGATTCGACCTGTTGCTGCATGCCAACCGTAACGTCGAGCGTGTAGAGGAGCTGGCCGTGGAGTTGCGGACCGCGGGAGGCGAGGCCGAGGCGCTGACTTTCGATGTGACCGACCCCGAGGCCGTCGACGCGGTCCTGGCGCCGATCCTCGCCGAACGAGCGATACAGGTGCTGGTGAATAACGCGGGCATGCACGATGATGGCCCGCTGGCGGGGATGTCCGCGGCGCGCTGGCGTGCGGTGGTGGATGTCTCGCTCAATGGCTTTCACCACGTGACCCAACCGGTGTTGCTGCCCATGATCCGCACCCGCTGGGGGCGGGTGATCAATATCGCTTCGGTCAGCGGGTTGATCGGTAACCGCGGCCAGAGCAATTATTCGGCGGCCAAGGCGGGGCTGATCGGTGCGACCCGGGCACTGTCCCGGGAGGTCGCCTCGCGAGGGGTGCTGGTCAACGCCGTTGCGCCGGGCCTGATCGAGTCGCCGATGAGCGCGGGTTCCGCCGCGGCGGATGGCATCAAGGATCACATCCCCATGCGCCGGGCCGGTCGACCGGAGGAGGTCGCCGAGGTGGTCGGTTTCCTGGCCGGCGAGGGTGCGGCCTATGTGACCGGGCAGGTGATCGCCGTCGATGGCGGCATGACGTGAGCCGAGGGCGATCGACCGAGGGCGACTGAAATGATCCAGCGGCCATGAAGCAGTCATGAAGCCAATCCATGCCAGGGCCGGCGGCTACCCCGTCATGCTCAGTTTCGACGACGGCCCGCGGCCCGGGTCGACCGAACGGATTCTCGACGTGCTGGCCGGGCGTGGCCTGCAGCCGGACCGCCCGTTGCGGGCGGCGTTCTTCACGCTTGCGCATAACCCACCGGGTTGGCTGGCCCGCCGCCTGCTGTTCGCCCCCTACGAGATCTGGACGGAGAAGGGGAGCCTCGTTCGTCACCCGGATCTGGCCCGCCGGATCATCGAGGAGGGGCACTGGCTGGGCAATCACGGTGCCACGCATTTCTGGCCGCGCTGGCCCTGGTATCGAAACCCGCGGCGGGTGGAGGCGCAACTGCTGGAATGGGAGCGGGTGGCGGATGCCGTGGTGCCCGCCTGGCGAGGGCGATCGGCACGCCTGGCGCGTGCGCCTTATCTGAGCCGGACTTCCGCCTGGCGCGCCGCCACGGCACGGACCGGTTTTACCGAGCTTGGGGGCATGACGACGGGGGATGCCGATCCGCGCGCCGCCTGCGACGATGTCCGCCGCACGCTGTTGACTCGGCTGGAGCGCGAACGTCGCCTCGCCGAGCAAACCAGCCGACCCGTGCTCCTGATCTTCCATGATATCCGTGAGCTGACCGCCGAGTGCCTCGATGGGTGGCTGGACGCGATCAGCGCGGCGGGGTATGCCCTGACCGACTTCGACCCCGACCGACTCTGATCCGTCAGTCCGTCAGCCGGCGTTCGTCAGCCAGACGGACAGACCCCCGTCGAGTATCACCGCGCCTTCGTGTTCCAGGATGAATCCGTACCGCGCCATTTCCCCGGCTTGCGCCTCGCAGGTCACGGTAATGCGCAGGGGGCCGGGCAACCCGTCGAGCCGATCCACGCGCGGGCTCAGGCTATTGGCCCGCGTGATCATGCCTTGCCCGGCCGCCTCGCCGTTGGACTGCAGCGCCAGGTGTAGGGCCATCGCCTGTCCGGCCATCTCCACACCGGCAAAGACGCCCAGTCGGCCACCGACGCGCAAGGGATTGTCGGGGCGGTGATGGGCCCGGGTCTCGCCGACCAGGCGGCTGTCATCGACGCGCAGGATTCGCTCGAGCTGGCAGACGTCACCGTGATGCGGTAGGAGGGCGCAAAGGGCGGGGCCGTCGAGGGCGGTCAGGTCGATCGGCATGGATACATACCTCAGGGCTGTTTTGTCGTCGGTGTCGAGCGATCGGACGGGGCGGCGAAGATCGCGGCCAGCAGCCAGGCCGCGAGCGCCCCCGGGGCCACCGTTGCCCCGATGGCCTGCAGCACGGGCACCGATGAGAATGCCAGCACACCGAAGGCCGTGACGGTGGTGGTCGTCGCCAGGGTCAGGGAGGCGAGGGTGCGCGCATCCAGTCCGTTGCTTTGGCCTGGCGGGGGCTGGAAAAACAGGGCGTAGTTCGAGCCGATGGCCGCGACCAGCAGCAGACCGACCAGGTGCAGCAGGGTCAGCTGTCCGCCAAACAGCGCGTGCCCGGCCACCACCAGCAGGACCGCGAGCGTGATCGGCAGCAGCGTGCGCAACGTGCGCCGAGGGCTTGCCTGCACGAGCAGGAGCAACAGGACGATCGCCGCGGCGCCCGCCACGGAGACCACCAGTGTGGTGTTGAGATAGCGGGCGTAGAGCCGGTTCGATTCTGCCAGCAGGTCGATCAGCACGGCGGATTCGACCGGGTCGATCGCCTCGCCCAGGGCCGCCAAGTCGCTGGGGCTGGCGGGATCGGTGTACAGGGTGATGACGGCCGCCGCGTGACCCGCTTTCCCGTCGGATGGCAATTGCCCGGCGACCGCGAGCCAGAGGGGCGTGCCCTCGAGGTCCGCGAGTCCGATCGCCGCCGCGTCTTTCTGGCGCGCCACGTCATCGACGAAGCCCGGCAGGCGGTCGGGTGATACCGGCAGGTCGGTGAGCGCCTGCGCAAGACGTTGCTCGAGTTCCTCCCCACTCGGCAGGGCCGCCTGTCGCGCGTGCTGCGTTGCCAGCGAGGGCAGGGTTTCGGTCGGCGAGCGATAGCCGGCGAGCAGACCGTTCTCGACGCGCTGATCCAGTATCGCGGTGACGCGCTCGGCGGCGCGTAGTGCCGCCTCGCGATCGTCGCCCTTCACGACAACCAAGTGGCGTGGGCTCGGGGAGCCGAGTTGCTCGCGCAGGCGGGTATCGGTGGCTTCCAGGCCGGGGTCGATCGGGGCAAGCCCGGAAAGCGTGTCTCGCCAGAGGCCGTCCTGCTGGAAGACGAGCACGGCCACGGCCAGTGCGCCCAGCAACACGGCAACCGACCGCAGTCGCCGCAACCCGGCGACCGGACGCTCGAGCCGTCGACCCAGCCCGGCGATGTCGGCGCGGGGCAGCCGTGGCCCCAGGATCGGCAGCACATAGCGGGTGACCAGCGCCGCGGTGAGCAGGCCGGTCATGGCGTAAAGGCCGATCTGCATCAAGCCCGGAAAGCCGGAGAAGAGCAGGGCGGCGAAACCGATCAGCGAGGTGATCAGGCCGAGGCGCACGGTGGGCCAGTAGTCCCGAAGCCAGGCGTGCTGCCCGGCCCGTTGCCCGGCCCTGTCCACGCGAGACTGCCGGGACTGGACAAAGTAGTAGATGCTGTAATCGATCGCCTCGCCCATCAGGGCGGTACCAAAACCGATCGTGATGCCGTGGACCTCGTCGAAGCCCAGTCCGACCATGGCAATCCCGACGGCTACCCCACTGCCGACTGGCAGCAACCCGGCCAACAGCACGGGCAACGAGCGATAGGCGAGCAGCAGCACCAGGGTCACCAGGATCACGCTGATGGTCGTGAACAGGGTGACCTCGGCCTTGATGTGGTCCCGCGCCTCGATGGCAAACATCGGTGAGCCGGCGATCACGAGCCGCAGGGAGGGATCGATGTCGCCGCGGATCGTGTCGAAGGCGGCCTGGATGCGTTGGGCGGCACGGGCCAGCCCGTCGGTGTCCGAGCCCGACGCACGGGCCTGCGCGACCAACAGCATGGTCGATTGATCGGAGGACGACCAGACGCCACAGCAGCGAGCCGGGCCGGCCCGGCCGGCTTGGGAATCGTGTCGGTCGAGCAGCGCCAGCATCTCCCCGGTGGGATCGCGCGGGAAGAGCTCGCGGGTGATGTCACCCAGGGGCGAGTTGAGCTCGCGTATCGACTCGCCGATCGCCCGGGTCAGCCCCTCGACCGAAAACCGCTCGGCATCGACCGCCGGGCTCAACAGATAGCGGTGCTCGAACAGGAACTGCCGGGCCTGCTCGTGGTGGGCCCGATCGCCGTTTTGCACGGCGGCGAAGGCGGGGTCATCGACCAGGTCGGCATGCAGCTGCCGGCTGGCCTTGGCCCGCTGCTCACCAGACCCGCCGTCGATTCCGACGAGGAAGGTGCGCGAGACCGCGCCGCGCTGGAGCTGATCCACCAGCAGTTGCTGCTCGGGGCTGGGCGAGGCAGGCAGGAAGGCGGACATGTCCGCCGTAAAGCGTGTCTGGGTGATCGAGTAGATGGCCAACAGCACGACCGTCAGCCACAGGCCGAGAATCAGGGCGGGATTGCGGCGTGGAGTCATGGGGACCGGCGCTCGTCGTCCGGATCAGCGTTGCCATGCGGGCCCAGTCGCATCACGCTGCGATCGCCATTGGCGAATTCCAGCGTCAACCGCTCGACGGCGGCGAGGCCCGCGTTGATCTGCCCGACCACCTCGATGCGCCGAATACGCTCGGCCAGCACCTGGCGACGCGGCAACAGGTGCAGCCGCCAGCCATTGCCCGGGCGTTCGCTGAGCACCAGTTCGTAGTCCTCGCGCAGGGCCTCGATCCGACCATTGAGGATGCCGCGTAGGCTGTCGGCCAGGGCCGCACCCTCGGGCGAGTCGTCCAGCTGCACGACCCGCCGGCGATCCTCGGC harbors:
- a CDS encoding FMN-binding negative transcriptional regulator, with the translated sequence MTVGTYIPPHFRQDDPAGLAEVVENHPFAALVLADEQGQMPCVHLPFLRFGQRAQPETWRFESHLARANPVAEALADGCELPAILIFTGPDAYVSPRWYVDARETSVPTWNYQSVHVRGRVRLAGEGVPGWLDRHLHDLIDTHQARIGGDPFDWDHLPEKQIAGMKAAIVGIELLPDRIEGIEKLAQNKTATDRDGVIDGLHRRNDAECEAMADLMRSREP
- a CDS encoding DUF4197 domain-containing protein — its product is MKRRQAIGLILVGGLFASRSAHADFASDLLKRLQGGSEGASGDNPSGSSSAVADLSQGEMDQGIRQALDKGVDVAVSQLGQHGGFLNDPAVRIPLPGPLQQVEGALRTLGQGGLADEFVQTMNHAAEQAVPEATEVFHGAIKRMSLADVRGILEGPNDAATEYLRRSSSEELTTRFRPIVASATNQAGVTGAYKKMIDSAGPMARMAVGDTDLDGYITDKALDGLFLKIAEQEKLIRTDPAARTTDLLKQVFGKR
- a CDS encoding glycosyltransferase family 2 protein, which produces MNAPTPIHPLILIPCFDPGPRIDETVRSALTAGGGLPVWVVDDGSDPATVERLAHLVAEHESVTLLRHETNHGKGAAVLTGVRAARQAGFTHALTLDADGQHPAACIGAFVEAAREHPEALVLGRPVFSADAPALRVQGRKISNFWANLETLWAGIGDSLFGMRIYPIDDLVAVMEDARWMRRFDFDPEAAVRLAWRGLPLVNVDAPVRYFDAEEDGVSHFRYGRDNRLLIWMHLRLLAGFLRRLPRLLMRRRHNGQARR
- a CDS encoding lysophospholipid acyltransferase family protein yields the protein MSTGLGSLARALHRVIAVPLGHGGLAVLLIGWLPLALMVALLPGPTRRLAARRIIHHAMRAYRLWLVTIGALRVDSRPLDTLKRAPAGVIVANHPSLLDALIVLAHAPNIICVMRAGLLRNPLFALPARLAGYLPNDHALDMMLGARAAIRSGCHVLMFPEGSRSPGDDAAGLGPFQPAPFMLARQAGAPLHAFVFRYDRPLLTKQTPAWQLPKLPVRLRVERLAVHPDLLESNPHRAATAWRNRFATELDAR
- a CDS encoding chorismate transformation enzyme, FkbO/Hyg5 family; this translates as MTARARPSRLPDEARDRLLAALCLPDSNHGEGNGCIGTLPLTRLDDADSDPVEVFLAPSEVTLQQQGGECFAHADGWVFGNLPIDESEGLALGAESAYGRLFERLDRARTPHLWRVWHYLPEINAIDAGSGLERYRLFNQGRAAAFDHAGQAPSASAPAACALGSPDGTKGRLFYLAAATPTQRIENPRQVSAWNYPVRYGPKSPLFARAALASGARHDWLFVSGTASIVGHETRHHDDVVKQTEETIANLETVLEQANARRDAPARRFAWDETGLLRIYLRHPAHLVPVRECIDRWLDDRVEQVYLQADICREDLLVEIEATLRLPRDGTAAIDTVWPAL
- a CDS encoding NAD(P)/FAD-dependent oxidoreductase, encoding MSTRCQGRQELTGRHAPESPTIATKADRMHAQDATASPDLPLRGTEHAPPVAEGGYCDVFVVGGGPGGSTLSTLLARKGHDVVMVEKEHHPRFHIGESLLPANLELFETLGVADEIAQIGIDKWGAEFVSPAHDHVQPYNFGDAWDKSMPKAYEVERAEFDRILFRNAERHGARTSEGTKVVDIDFHDAPRTDERGREYHATVTTRDEHGDQRIWQTAFVADATGRDTFLANCHGWKRRSRKHNSAAVFGHFRDAERNPGKTEGNITLFWFDHGWFWFIPLKNGVTSVGMVTWPYHMKTRAGRSLEQFLFDNIDTVPELKRRLADASLVRDVQATGNFSYSADRTHGDRFILVGDAFMFIDPVFSSGVMLAMQSGVFGADAIDTVLREPARAKQALKAYDRQVRRGPKEFSWFIYRITKPVMRDLFMAPRNFFRVKEALISLLAADIHRGTPIWRSIRILKAIYYVTSIARLRRSLADWRAHRRKVQPLSGETDTRG
- a CDS encoding phosphatase PAP2 family protein; translation: MASDDRGGDRAAVSRDAWGRELIRRLTCCWLLKGLGTTVLMTLFFIAYFHLLNSPMDEPVVMPETWVDRRVLFEPMFFYLYASLWLYVSLVPALMPDRATLVRYGVAITGLCLAGLAVFLVFPTSIERDPGLWAGEPAFAWLAAVDSSGNAFPSLHVASALFSAFWMDRLIRAIGMPAVWRGLSALWALGIAYSTLAIGQHVFWDVVGGAILAAAFAWLSANWLSVRHPAGVRATHGMSLSPIDRSPEVDP